The following nucleotide sequence is from Armigeres subalbatus isolate Guangzhou_Male unplaced genomic scaffold, GZ_Asu_2 Contig1855, whole genome shotgun sequence.
CTATGCCTAGCCTCGTGTCTAAAACAAGACATTTTTCTAAGAGGTCCGCTGTTTTCTattattcttgcataatgtaaTAGGAAATGGTGTTTTGGCTTCAAATGCTGTTTAAACAATGACAAATATAACGTATGATGCTCAGTAACTAATTGCTTCAGCAAATCTATATCTTGGTATGAATATGATGGAAGATTGATTATGTCGAGTAGTTTGATCAAAATAGTGGCGAATTTCCATACTGGATCATCTAAAGGGACGAAAGGTCCGACTATGAAGcagaaaaagtttgaaaatactGCCATTTCGCTCGCTGTCATACGCAGTACGACCGATTTTTCCTTAGTTGCTTTCAAGAATGTCCCTTCTATATCCGGCATACGACTCAGCCCTTGCTCCAACTTAtagttatttaatatttttcttctGTCATTGATATCATCTAGTGTACAAAATCGTTTTTTATATATGCAATAGTTCAGCACTTCTGTGAAGCCAAATAAACAAACCCCAGAACTATATAGATCATGCATTATATCTGCATAATAGTTTTCTATAGTATGAAATGAGTCTAACGAGTTGAATATAGATTTTCCTGTCAATCCCGACTCGGATTGTTTTAACTGAACATCTCTTTCGTAATCTTTAACGTTTCGGAGACTGTCTTCGTACTCAACTGTATCTGAACGCAGAGCATCTTTTGTTCTAGTACAAAATCTGCAATAGAAATTTGCAGCGAATGATCCGGAGAATTTTAACATTTGATGAATTCCTAAATTGTCCCCTTGAACTAACATAAGCGAAAAATACACATGATACTCTTGCATCTTTGTATGAATTACGATACCATTCGATTCTATATCCTGGAAGCTAGTTACAACATGTTGTATTAATTTGTCAATCCCGTGTTCAGATATATCAACTTTCTTGATTGCCCCGGCGATAAAAATATTAGATAATTTGGCAGTATATTGATTTGGAAGGGTTGGAAAACTATAGTATAATGCACAAATTGAATGTCGTTTGTTGTGGGCGCTAAGCGGGTCATTGATCTCAAATTCATCGCTATATAAAAAAACAGGTATTACTATTTTCCCTGCATATTTTTCCTCGACAGATCGATACAGAGCACCATTCACAAAGTTTTGTAGGTTCGAATTTTGTTTTAGATTATTCATGTTCTTCAAAGTGTCGCTTAGAATATTATCTACTTCGAAAAATTTCCTGATTTGAAATTTCAGATTGGTCATGACTAGATGTGTTTTTTTTCCGAGACTTCCTCTTTGCATagttctactttatcgatattGACAATGTATACATCGGGGCTCTTATACAAATCAGCTTCCTCGAGATACTTCAGCAATTTATACTCTGTATCAACGAATTCGAATATATTAGATACTTTTTTAACGTATGTATCGAAAGCATACTGTTGTTGACCATCTTGTGATGCAGGAGCTGATGTCGCAATCAAATCGCCGAGATTGGAATATACCGAGCGAATACCACCGAGAATATCGGTAACATCTTTGCGGTTGAAATTTCGCTTCCTATGAAGATCGATAACGAAGTTTATGGCAAGACGATCCAAGTCACTCAATGAACTCCACAGTTTGTCTGCGTTTGATGTGGTTGATGTTGAAGGGCATGTTGTTTCATCTGCGTTGTTATCCTAAAAGTAAATTAATCAACTATAAGTAATAATATAGGACAGGAACAATACAGGAAGAAATGTCATTAGGGGCAATCACGTaagaatccaaattcaatattaCTTTAGGTGTTCAAAAGTactaatgcttcaaatgttatTTTGACAAAATAACAAATGATTTATTCACAGTATACCCCAAAGTACACAATTgaaaaaatcttcttcttcaatggctatGCATTCCAACTGGATCTTGGCCTGCTTTTGAACTTGTTctcttagcatttcctcagttattaattgaaagcttttctatgcccaccaatTGCTTGATTATAATATGGACGGGGTTCTGCAAAACCGCactaagcggctttttgactgacttgtgatattttgttcgtaaaaggaaGACGGACATTAACTCATATCAATTCATCCGTACATTTGTTCTAGGATATTCTCAATTGTGGGATTGAGGGATATTCGACAGGATGTGTAATCAATGCAATCTGCTACTCGAAAACTTCGTcagaaaaatgggtaatttttattggtgcttggtgcgatttagcaAAACCCCGaccatgtatcttgtgtggcaaatacaacAGACACACTAACATCAGGAAGACGACAATGTTTCCCACCagaaaacatcctaggccggaTCAAGATTCGAACTCGCCACCTCCGAATTAGCAATCCTACGCCATTGCTCATCGCAAGGGTAACTGGAGACCCCATTAAAAATACTGgtaattaaaatattaaaaatattacctTTTCA
It contains:
- the LOC134203444 gene encoding uncharacterized protein LOC134203444 — protein: MQRGSLGKKTHLVMTNLKFQIRKFFEVDNILSDTLKNMNNLKQNSNLQNFVNGALYRSVEEKYAGKIVIPVFLYSDEFEINDPLSAHNKRHSICALYYSFPTLPNQYTAKLSNIFIAGAIKKVDISEHGIDKLIQHVVTSFQDIESNGIVIHTKMQEYHVYFSLMLVQGDNLGIHQMLKFSGSFAANFYCRFCTRTKDALRSDTVEYEDSLRNVKDYERDVQLKQSESGLTGKSIFNSLDSFHTIENYYADIMHDLYSSGVCLFGFTEVLNYCIYKKRFCTLDDINDRRKILNNYKLEQGLSRMPDIEGTFLKATKEKSVVLRMTASEMAVFSNFFCFIVGPFVPLDDPVWKFATILIKLLDIINLPSYSYQDIDLLKQLVTEHHTLYLSLFKQHLKPKHHFLLHYARIIENSGPLRKMSCFRHEARHRDFKQYFNCTSSRRNVCYTMCVKASLMFSYDVTNEVFSKLNCKGYFNLSKLANKDYYKTLVNKKMLNNQVEVLLSQSFNYRHKMYRTGNFLTVSIDSNIEIYQIVEIIKHKEEFYLIVSRWKIRSFSEHYQAYCIGDKCNEHYLLNITIFDGPPVALENVNDVLMLRRKLFVYNDFE